The window GTCCTATTTTACATTAAATTTACATACGTTTATCTTTTTTATATCAAAAATGTTCGTGTTGAGTTCGATGGCCTTTTACGATATAATAAAAAAAACCATAGAGGTGACTTTTTATGAAAAAAATCAAAAATATAGAGCAACTATCTGCCTATGTTGATAGGTACAATCTGCAAGACTATATGGATTCAGATATATTAGCTATGGCTTCTTTACATTATTTCGATAAAGAAGATCACCTTATCCAGTCGGAAACAACGTCTGATTATTTATACTTTCTAGTAAAAGGAACGGTAATGGTTTATTCCTATTCGTCAGACACACAAAATATTTGTATAGATTATGTTGAGCCTGCATCGTTAATTGGTGAGGCTTCTTCGTTGTGGGGGCTCGTACCCAAAAGTAATGTAAAAGCGGTATCTCATTGTATTTGTATTAGTATATCACTGAAAAAATATCGTGCTAAATTACAAGCGGATGTTCGTTTTTTACAGAATATTTGTCAGCTATTAAGTTACCGTCTTAATTCTAATGTTAATTTAGCCAATTCTTTGACGGAGCCAGTTGAAACGAGACTAGCAAAATTTATTTTATCCCATTATGAAGGAGATCAGTTTTCCGTTCGTCTTACAACATGTGCTGCTATTTTAAATGTTAGTTATCGACATCTAATCCGAATGATGACTAACTTTCGTGAAGCAAATATTATAGAGAAGAAGAAAAACTACTATCTAATCCTTGATTTTGATAAATTAATCGAATTATCAAAAAAATTAAGTGGCTAGTTTTATTTGTAATAATGCCGGTAAAATAAATATTCTTAAAAATAATAAAAATCCAAAACAAATGTATGACAAGCATCTGTTTTGGATTTTTATTTTGGCAACCATTCACTACTATGTTCAGTTAAATACCTTAATTTCTGAGGTTTGCTTAATTGCTTAAAAGCATACTCCGCCTGCATGGCGGGTGATTTTTCACTGAAGTGTTCTAGGTGAATCATCCGCATTGGATGCCTCTTGAGGAGGCGTGTGTATTTTGCGCCGGTTCCGTTATTGTGTTGTGCCAATCGTCTAATAGGGTCCGTCGTGTAGCCAGCATAGAGCGTATTATCAGCGCATTGTAGGACATAAAAGTAGTGATCGCTACTCGCCATGTAGTATCGCCTCTATTTCAGGTAAATACTGATTGTCCTCACCATATACATATAATGGTGGCAAGATTTTTAGGCCACCAGGTTTGCCGTGATGAATGCCTTCAATTAACAAGGTATTTGCTTCACGACCGACTTTTGGATAAACGAGTTGCATCCGTTTGGGCTCTAATTGATAACGTTGCATCACAGCCAAAATTTCGGTAAGGCGTTCCGGCCGATGTACCATGGCAAATCGTCCGTTCATCTTTAATAAGCCAGCCGACATTTTGATCACTTCTTCAAGGTTGGTGTGCAATTCGTGTCTAGCAATTGCTAAATGCGGGTTCGGATTTTTGACGTTTGTCGGTAATTCCTTGAAGTAAGGTGGGTTACAGATAACACAATCAACGGTATCTTTACGAATATATTGATTGGTATCGTTCAAATCAATATTAAGAACCGATAGCTGTTCACTTAAATCATTAAGTTGGATGCTCCGAGTGGCCATGTCGGCTAAACGTTCTTGTAATTCAACGCCGATAATTTGTGCATTCGTTGTCCGACTGATAAATAAGCCAACCGCCCCGTTACCAGAACACAAATCGACAATCAGTCCACGTTTTGGTGTACGGGCAAAATGAGCCAATAAGACCGCGTCTAAAGAAAAGGAAAACACGTCTGAACTTTGAATAATTTGGATATTTTGAGCGGATAATTGGTCAATACGCTCATTTTCATAAATAATTGGTTCCATAAAATCTCTCCATCAGTATAATAAGTAGTATTATATCACGAATTAGCAAAAACAACGGACTTGAATAGAATAAAATGTCTGGTATGTCAAGATATGGTAAAATAAATGAAACGAATGAAAAAAAGTGAGGAATGAATATGTTTTTTAAAGTCATGCGATCAATCGCTAAAGGAGCGTTGTTTATTGTCAATGGACGCGCTGAATATCAACAACAAGATAAATTACCCGAAGGCAACTATGTGTTAGTTGGTCCACATCGTACATGGTGGGATCCGCTTTACTTCGCTATCGGTGCAGCGCCAAAAGAATTTTCTTTTATGGCCAAAGAAGAATTATTTAAAAATCCTATTTTAAGATGGATTCTAGTAAAAGCCAATGCGTTTCCTGTTAATCGCGATAATCCCGGACCAAGTGTCATCAAAAAACCGGTTAAATTATTAAAGAGTACAGAGTTAAGTTTGATCATGTTTCCAAGCGGGACACGTCATTCAGAAGAGTTAAAAGGTGGCGCTGCGTTAATTGCTAAAATGGCGAAAGTGCCCATTGTCCCAGTAGTTTATCAAGGCCCCGTAACGTTGGGTGGCTTATTCAAACGCAAAAAAGTGATTTTACGCTTTGGCGATCCTATTGACGTATCGGATGTTAAGAAACTAGATCAAGCGGGTATTACAGAAATTGAACGCTGTATGAGCACGTCTTTTGCCCAACTAGATAGCGAAATTAATCCAGATTATAAATACGTGCCAAAGAAAAAAGACAACCAATAATAAAAAGATCAGGTGATGAATAATGACGGAAAATCTCAGGGAAAAGTTAGTTTTACGACAACTAGATGAAGAACATATTCAACAGTTTAATGAGTTGTTGGCGTATGTTTTTCAGATTACGGATGCTGATATTGAAGAGAGTGGTTTTTCTAATAAGCGTGACTTTATTAAATCAAAACAGCCCATTT is drawn from Vagococcus xieshaowenii and contains these coding sequences:
- a CDS encoding cyclic nucleotide-binding domain-containing protein — protein: MKKIKNIEQLSAYVDRYNLQDYMDSDILAMASLHYFDKEDHLIQSETTSDYLYFLVKGTVMVYSYSSDTQNICIDYVEPASLIGEASSLWGLVPKSNVKAVSHCICISISLKKYRAKLQADVRFLQNICQLLSYRLNSNVNLANSLTEPVETRLAKFILSHYEGDQFSVRLTTCAAILNVSYRHLIRMMTNFREANIIEKKKNYYLILDFDKLIELSKKLSG
- a CDS encoding GIY-YIG nuclease family protein — protein: MASSDHYFYVLQCADNTLYAGYTTDPIRRLAQHNNGTGAKYTRLLKRHPMRMIHLEHFSEKSPAMQAEYAFKQLSKPQKLRYLTEHSSEWLPK
- a CDS encoding tRNA1(Val) (adenine(37)-N6)-methyltransferase; protein product: MEPIIYENERIDQLSAQNIQIIQSSDVFSFSLDAVLLAHFARTPKRGLIVDLCSGNGAVGLFISRTTNAQIIGVELQERLADMATRSIQLNDLSEQLSVLNIDLNDTNQYIRKDTVDCVICNPPYFKELPTNVKNPNPHLAIARHELHTNLEEVIKMSAGLLKMNGRFAMVHRPERLTEILAVMQRYQLEPKRMQLVYPKVGREANTLLIEGIHHGKPGGLKILPPLYVYGEDNQYLPEIEAILHGE
- a CDS encoding lysophospholipid acyltransferase family protein, producing MFFKVMRSIAKGALFIVNGRAEYQQQDKLPEGNYVLVGPHRTWWDPLYFAIGAAPKEFSFMAKEELFKNPILRWILVKANAFPVNRDNPGPSVIKKPVKLLKSTELSLIMFPSGTRHSEELKGGAALIAKMAKVPIVPVVYQGPVTLGGLFKRKKVILRFGDPIDVSDVKKLDQAGITEIERCMSTSFAQLDSEINPDYKYVPKKKDNQ